A window of the Malaclemys terrapin pileata isolate rMalTer1 chromosome 6, rMalTer1.hap1, whole genome shotgun sequence genome harbors these coding sequences:
- the HSPB3 gene encoding heat shock protein beta-3, with translation MEGVVTRHWVETPVRYQEQFAVQDLEACKLDHSLYALPGPSKAEVRSRHATKSTATAQEDSTEEGKPSFQVLLDVVQFRPEDIIIQTFEGWLLIKAQHGPRMDEHGFISRSFVRQYKLPNGVKKKDLSALFCHDGILVVEMKSSEGMD, from the coding sequence ATGGAAGGAGTAGTTACAAGACACTGGGTGGAAACTCCTGTACGTTATCAGGAGCAGTTTGCTGTCCAAGATCTGGAAGCGTGCAAGTTGGATCACTCTTTATATGCTTTGCCAGGCCCATCCAAGGCTGAGGTGAGAAGCCGACATGCAACAAAAAGTACAGCTACAGCACAGGAGGACAGCACCGAAGAAGGCAAACCCAGCTTTCAGGTCTTACTGGATGTTGTGCAGTTCCGTCCTGAAGATATCATCATTCAGACTTTCGAAGGCTGGCTCCTGATCAAAGCTCAGCATGGACCTAGGATGGACGAACATGGTTTCATATCCAGAAGCTTTGTTAGACAATACAAATTACCTAATGGAGTCAAGAAAAAAGATTTGTCTGCTCTCTTCTGCCATGATGGCATTTTGGTTGTTGAAATGAAGAGCTCAGAGGGAATGGACTAA